One genomic region from Leptolyngbyaceae cyanobacterium JSC-12 encodes:
- a CDS encoding undecaprenyl-diphosphatase UppP (IMG reference gene:2510096469~PFAM: Bacitracin resistance protein BacA~TIGRFAM: undecaprenyl-diphosphatase UppP), which translates to MHLHLLLETFDGIAASWLPSLCLAIASNSPETVAPVSLIQGVLQAAILGLVQGVTEFLPISSTAHLIIFRDVFGWQQQKYFVDAIQFGSVIAVVWYFWSDLRQILSGAWQAFQQKDWHREEWKILVGIAVGTLPALVIGFLLKDFIPESPLVIAIVSIIMALLLGFAEKFGTRKRGFESLEIKDGVLVGLGQTLALVPGVSRSGSTLTTALFLGLQRTTAARFSFLLGIPTLMIATLYQSTKAIGNIESLIPLLIGIISTFIFSYLSIAWLLRYLQRQSTWIFVWYRLAFGAVILGAIAAGWKSGG; encoded by the coding sequence TTGCACTTGCACCTTTTACTCGAAACTTTTGATGGGATAGCCGCTAGTTGGTTACCATCTCTTTGCCTAGCGATCGCAAGCAATTCCCCTGAAACTGTTGCACCAGTTAGTTTAATCCAAGGGGTGTTGCAAGCCGCTATTTTAGGTCTAGTACAGGGTGTTACAGAGTTTTTACCGATTAGTAGTACTGCTCATCTAATCATCTTTCGGGATGTGTTTGGCTGGCAGCAGCAAAAATACTTTGTGGACGCGATTCAGTTTGGCAGTGTGATTGCTGTAGTGTGGTACTTCTGGTCTGATTTGCGACAAATTCTGTCAGGTGCATGGCAGGCGTTTCAGCAGAAAGACTGGCACCGGGAAGAGTGGAAAATTTTGGTGGGAATTGCCGTCGGAACGCTACCCGCGCTGGTTATTGGTTTTTTGCTGAAAGACTTTATTCCTGAAAGTCCTTTAGTCATCGCTATCGTCTCAATTATCATGGCGCTGTTGCTAGGCTTCGCAGAGAAATTTGGGACGCGCAAACGAGGCTTTGAATCCCTTGAGATTAAGGATGGGGTTCTTGTTGGCTTGGGGCAAACCTTGGCTTTGGTTCCAGGCGTTTCGCGGTCAGGTTCTACGCTTACAACTGCATTATTTTTGGGGTTGCAACGTACTACTGCCGCCCGTTTCTCCTTTTTGCTAGGTATTCCTACCCTGATGATCGCGACTCTCTACCAATCCACCAAAGCGATCGGTAATATTGAAAGCCTCATTCCACTCCTGATCGGCATTATTTCAACCTTCATCTTTTCCTATCTCTCCATTGCCTGGTTGCTGCGCTACCTGCAACGCCAAAGCACCTGGATCTTCGTCTGGTATCGGCTGGCATTTGGTGCAGTGATTTTGGGCGCGATCGCCGCTGGCTGGAAGTCTGGAGGCTAG